The following are encoded in a window of Ignicoccus islandicus DSM 13165 genomic DNA:
- a CDS encoding shikimate kinase, translating to MKCVKAISHGGASILNAIPTGIGSAFALNLNVEVEVCESMENHFPSHAIEEVYNTIKAKYCQQLQAVSVKVRSEIPAGGGLKSSSAVTNATAAALSKLCALKVSPYEILRLAVEASKKARVTITGALDDAAASLLGGLVITNNHEMKILDRMALPELPVIVIPRSGRRYGFEEIKDRLSSLKSQFKVIEERLLDNKDLWNVMTLNGILVASALGYSTEPITQALKRGAIAASISGNGPSYVIVAEKDNYQEIYELFKNEGAVLSNITNEKAYYAD from the coding sequence TTGAAGTGTGTTAAGGCAATAAGTCACGGAGGCGCATCAATTCTCAATGCAATACCTACTGGTATTGGTTCGGCCTTCGCTTTGAACTTAAACGTTGAAGTTGAGGTTTGCGAAAGCATGGAGAATCACTTTCCCTCGCATGCTATTGAAGAAGTGTACAACACTATCAAGGCGAAGTATTGTCAACAACTACAAGCAGTAAGCGTTAAGGTTAGGTCCGAAATACCTGCAGGAGGGGGATTGAAGTCTTCGTCTGCGGTCACCAATGCTACAGCCGCAGCTTTAAGTAAGTTGTGCGCACTAAAGGTTTCGCCATATGAAATACTGAGACTTGCTGTGGAGGCCTCAAAGAAAGCGAGAGTTACAATAACGGGTGCTTTAGACGATGCCGCTGCGAGTCTTCTAGGAGGCTTAGTGATTACGAATAATCATGAGATGAAAATACTAGATAGGATGGCACTTCCCGAGCTACCTGTGATAGTAATCCCTAGATCAGGTCGTCGGTACGGCTTTGAAGAAATAAAAGACAGGTTGTCTAGTTTAAAGAGTCAATTTAAAGTAATTGAGGAGAGACTTCTTGATAACAAAGATTTATGGAACGTAATGACACTGAACGGAATCCTAGTTGCGAGCGCTCTTGGTTACTCAACCGAACCAATAACGCAAGCTCTCAAGAGAGGTGCAATAGCAGCATCAATTAGTGGTAATGGCCCTTCTTACGTTATTGTCGCAGAGAAGGATAATTACCAAGAAATTTACGAGTTATTTAAAAATGAAGGCGCTGTCCTTAGTAACATTACTAACGAAAAAGCCTATTACGCTGACTAA
- a CDS encoding NifB/NifX family molybdenum-iron cluster-binding protein, with product MVCVVVPTDDGKTVKLGHFGDAKKYLHYVKTEDGWKVVKEIPNPYSEEEEHVHNTLEKRKEILRLNNDCDVFVYTFFGPGGEKFMKEHGKIVVHVDPKTTIEEALRKVEQILSGVAH from the coding sequence ATGGTTTGCGTTGTAGTCCCCACAGATGATGGAAAAACAGTTAAATTGGGTCACTTTGGAGATGCGAAGAAGTATTTACACTATGTGAAAACTGAAGACGGATGGAAAGTCGTGAAAGAGATACCTAATCCGTATTCTGAAGAAGAAGAGCATGTTCATAATACCTTGGAGAAAAGAAAGGAAATCCTCCGTCTAAATAACGATTGCGACGTCTTCGTCTATACATTCTTCGGACCGGGAGGCGAAAAGTTTATGAAAGAACATGGAAAAATTGTGGTACACGTCGATCCAAAGACGACTATTGAAGAGGCGCTCAGAAAGGTCGAGCAAATTCTAAGCGGAGTAGCACACTAG